A window of Solanum stenotomum isolate F172 chromosome 3, ASM1918654v1, whole genome shotgun sequence contains these coding sequences:
- the LOC125859117 gene encoding uncharacterized protein LOC125859117, with protein sequence MNHGRQGELGLGIPGNFDDDNQENVNNPENVNNPRNPNNHGGPPVVPARPVRDVAVPITANLASSIKKPPPGDRFELKQNMVHNLHTNGQFTGLPHEDPQVHLRTFIDITNTYIPIGVSSDYVRLTLFPYSLLGVARRWLDFEPPNSITTWDDLAKKFLGRFFPSKKMAKLRGEIINFAQKQGEDMYQAWALFKQMLNVCPQHMQTNEVLCHTFFEGLDYNARSLLNSAAGGQALAITSEEFFALLDKLSKGNHGYEGEMSRIPTQKVAGILDVDQATAINAKLDAMQHNITLQFKQIALNQAPINVVQQATNWCEVCDSGTHETEQCEANSDSVNYVGNAQMSGVQWNYDNTYNPSWKNHSNFSWVGNQNQNQTQGVNQYRSQGAGQQYYNFNQGSNASAPKGGMTNEELLQKFMTKIGTKLNARIDKQVENIRNIQMSQMSLEKQVAQVANSLNLRPQGGLPGDTEPNPKQLHAVSTRSGLQLEELALKRRDTEASNKEKNVEEVVKSSNAEVPIPQKKLPPPFPQRLKKLNEDECFGKFLSLLKQVHINLPLVDILQGIPKYAKYVKDIVANKRRLTEYKTVALTEECSSRIQNRLPKKLKDSGSFTVQITIGQSVHAWGLCDLGATINLMPLSLYQKLGLGSLKRTTVILQLADRSIARPEGVVEDVLVQVGSLIFQ encoded by the coding sequence ATGAACCATGGACGACAAGGCGAATTGGGATTAGGTATTCCGGGAAACTTTGATGATGATAATCAAGAAAATGTGAATAACCCGGAAAATGTGAATAACCCAAGGAACCCAAATAACCATGGAGGACCTCCTGTTGTTCCCGCAAGACCAGTCCGTGATGTGGCAGTCCCAATCACCGCCAACTTAGCATCCAGTATCAAGAAACCTCCACCGGGGGATAGGTTTGAACTAAAGCAGAACATGGTGCATAACCTTCATACTAATGGACAATTCACTGGTCTCCCCCATGAGGATCCTCAAGTCCATCTTAGGACTTTCATAGACATTACCAATACATACATCCCAATTGGAGTATCATCAGACTATGTAAGGTTGACTTTGTTCCCATACTCATTGTTAGGTGTTGCAAGGCGTTGGTTAGACTTTGAGCCACCAAACTCCATCACTACTTGGGATGATCTAGCAAAGAAGTTCTTAGGTCGATTTTTTCCCTCCAAGAAAATGGCCAAGTTGAGGGGTGAGATAATAAACTTTGCTCAAAAGCAAGGAGAAGACATGTACCAAGCATGGGCACTTTTCAAACAAATGTTGAATGTTTGCCCACAGCACATGCAAACCAATGAGGTACTTTGTCATACTTTCTTTGAAGGTTTAGACTATAATGCTCGTTCTCTTCTTAATAGTGCAGCAGGTGGACAAGCCTTAGCTATAACAAGTGAAGAATTTTTTGCCTTACTTGATAAACTTTCCAAAGGGAACCACGGGTATGAGGGTGAAATGTCTAGAATTCCAACCCAAAAGGTTGCAGGGATCTTAGATGTAGACCAAGCTACTGCCATTAATGCTAAATTAGATGCAATGCAACATAACATTACATTGCAATTCAAACAAATAGCTCTAAATCAGGCCCCGATAAATGTGGTACAACAAGCAACAAATTGGTGTGAGGTATGTGATAGTGGAACTCATGAAACAGAACAATGTGAAGCAAACTCGGATTCCGTGAACTATGTGGGTAATGCGCAAATGAGTGGAGTGCAATGGAATTATGATAACACTTACAACCCTAGTTGGAAAAACCATTCTAACTTTTCATGGGTTGGgaaccaaaaccaaaatcagACGCAAGGGGTTAACCAATACCGTTCTCAAGGGGCTGGGCAACAATACTACAATTTTAACCAAGGCTCAAATGCTAGTGCACCAAAAGGGGGGATGACCAATGAAGAGCTACTCCAAAAGTTCATGACTAAAATAGGGACCAAATTAAATGCTAGAATAGATAAGCAGGTTGAGAACATTAGAAACATCCAGATGTCCCAAATGAGTTTAGAGAAACAAGTTGCACAAGTGGCTAATTCTTTGAACTTGCGTCCCCAAGGTGGGCTGCCCGGCGATACTGAGCCCAATCCAAAGCAATTGCATGCGGTAAGCACTAGAAGTGGGTTGCAATTAGAGGAACTAGCTCTAAAGAGAAGAGACACTGAGGCaagtaataaagaaaagaatgtggAAGAGGTAGTAAAAAGCTCCAATGCTGAGGTACCCATTCCTCAAAAGAAATTACCACCTCCATTTCCACAGAGGCTCAAAAAGCTGAATGAAGATGAATGCTTCggtaagtttctctctctccttaaACAGGTTCACATTAATCTACCTTTGGTTGACATTTTGCAGGGTATCCCGAAGTATGCTAAATACGTGAAGGACATAGTGGCCAACAAGAGGAGACTCACTGAATATAAAACTGTAGCACTTACTGAGGAGTGCAGCTCAAGGATTCAAAATAGATTgcccaaaaagttaaaagattcGGGTAGTTTTACTGTGCAAATTACAATTGGACAAAGTGTTCATGCCTGGGggttgtgtgatttgggggcAACTATAAATTTAATGCCTCTATCTTTGTACCAAAAGCTTGGGTTGGGTAGTCTAAAGCGAACCACTGTTATTCTCCAACTTGCAGATAGATCCATTGCTAGGCCAGAAGGGGTGGTAGAAGATGTGTTAGTGCAAGTAGGTTCATTGATTTTCCAGTAG